The following nucleotide sequence is from Pochonia chlamydosporia 170 chromosome 4, whole genome shotgun sequence.
ATAAAGGAACATCGCGGGCAACCCTAAAGAACATCCACCAAAAAGCTAACCTCCTAGCAAAACACTCCTCCACTCCTAATCATCTACGACTCATTAAGTTTCTCCGCATGCTTATACAACGGAGGCAAAGGCTCCAACTTCTGCCGCAACACCCAAACCCGGAAATGCCAAATAGCATTTTTAATCTGATAGCTCATATGCTTCCTCGTCGACACACTAAACACCTGGTCCAATTCTTCGAGTGTAAGCGCCTTTGTCTCCGGCACAAAGAACAAGATCAAGAACCACAGAATCGCACACCAAGCCGCGTACCACCCAAACGCGCCCTGCGGCGTAAACGCAGCTTTAAGCTTATCCCACGTAAAAGAaatgaggaagttgaagcaCCacgtcgtcgccgtcgcccaCGACATACCCACATCTCGGACATGCACGGGGAACGCCTCCGCCGAATATGTAAACGGCACAGGACCCTCACCCGGCGAGTAGAAGATTTCAAAGAGGTACATCCCCGTGGTGACCATAGCGACACGCGGAATCTTGGatgtgatgaagaaggacatTCCTGTCCAGAGCAGCGTGAGCGACAAGAAGGGGAAcgtgaagaggaggaggttgcGGCGGCCCCATCTGTCGATGGTGAAGAGCGCGgggatggcgaagaagaagttgaggatGCCGGTGCCCATGGACACGAGGAGCGCGGCGTTGATGTCGAACCCGCTGTCGAGGAAGATGTTTGTGCTGTAGTAGGCGATAATGTTAACTCCGCAGAATTGTTGTCCAAACATGACGATCCAGCTGGCGAGAGTAGCCCGTCGGTTTCGTGGCACGGTGAAGAGTTCGACGAATTGGGTGAAGAGgtttttgcccttgtttgCTTCACGTTCCAGCTCGACGCCTACGTAGGTGTAGTAGGTGTCTCTTGCGGCTTGGACGTTGGAGAAGCGAAGTCTTTGGAAGGATCGGAAGGCTTTTTCGACTTTGCCGTGTTTGATGTACCATCTTGACAGGTTAGCGATGAGTTTAAGACAGTGCCGCAAATATGGGAGGCTACCTTGGAGATTCGGGACAAAAGTAAACCTGAGCGCAAACAATGAGAGGAAGAACAACTGTGCTTCCAAGCATGAGTCGCCAGCCCAGATCTTCACTGATACCGGTTGATGGACCGAACGCAACACCCATAATGTTACCTAACATGATGCCGAAAGCAGTCCACATTTGCCATTCTATCACCACATGTCAGATTTACCACCACAAGATGAGAGTAAAGAAACTTACGCATAACCAAAGCACCCCGAATAGGCGCGGGCGCACACTCGGCCGCATAAACAGGAACAGTTGACGACTTGGGCCCGATTCCAAAACCAAGAACAAACCGCGCAATAAACAAATTCACCCACGTATTCGCCACGCCCTCCCATATAGACGCAACAGCCGCAATCAAGCAGGAAACAAAAATAGTGC
It contains:
- a CDS encoding sugar porter (SP) family MFS transporter (similar to Coccidioides immitis RS XP_001248030.1) codes for the protein MEAETEKKVSRDAHDAQTVEHARRKSSFAGIENLSTAFENPLARFTKEELMSNVDDFCKTHNLTDFTDDFRHGALIAQNPNSVHDLPNLSPDDRSTLDREHTHRWSQPFTLYWLCVMCSLAAAVQGMDETVNNGAQELYLRHFRIKTENGEPAIFDEQQAPLITGLIVGAPYLCCAVIGCWVTEPVNRLIGRRGTIFVSCLIAAVASIWEGVANTWVNLFIARFVLGFGIGPKSSTVPVYAAECAPAPIRGALVMQWQMWTAFGIMLGNIMGVAFGPSTGISEDLGWRLMLGSTVVLPLIVCAQVYFCPESPRWYIKHGKVEKAFRSFQRLRFSNVQAARDTYYTYVGVELEREANKGKNLFTQFVELFTVPRNRRATLASWIVMFGQQFCGVNIIAYYSTNIFLDSGFDINAALLVSMGTGILNFFFAIPALFTIDRWGRRNLLLFTFPFLSLTLLWTGMSFFITSKIPRVAMVTTGMYLFEIFYSPGEGPVPFTYSAEAFPVHVRDVGMSWATATTWCFNFLISFTWDKLKAAFTPQGAFGWYAAWCAILWFLILFFVPETKALTLEELDQVFSVSTRKHMSYQIKNAIWHFRVWVLRQKLEPLPPLYKHAEKLNES